Within the Miscanthus floridulus cultivar M001 chromosome 2, ASM1932011v1, whole genome shotgun sequence genome, the region TTCATATGGAAATTTGTACGTCAGTTCTGATTCTTGCAGTTGTGAGTTTTCCACAAGTAATTTGAATTCAACTAGGAATTTACCACAGCTCATGTCCAATTTTACAACTTGAATTACTGCAGAAATAATATCCCTACAAAGAAATGGAATCAGCATGTTGCTGCGTATATTTGTAGAGTTAATTGTTTGTTAAATGTTGAAGTTAATCTATTAGCTAAACCCCAAAGTTATTCTGACAGGAGGCAAGTCTTCCAGAGGTGCTCACTGTTGAGAATCTGGTTGAACGTGCAACAACAAGGAGCCGAGCTAATGGTACTGCATCCCCTGATTTGCCAAAACCTGAAGCAAACTCTCCACCGGATTCATCAAAAAGGCAACGGATAGTTTCTCCAGTTGACTGTGTGATGCCTGAGGAAGGTAATCAAAGAACAAGTGATCCTTCTACCAACAGGGAATCTGTTGAGTTGGTATCCCACATTGAGGAGATGAAGCTAGATACCACCACGCATATGGATGCAAGTTCTAGTGGTTATTCTGGATTTCTTGAGCCAGATGATGTTTCCATTGAATGTATTGAAATCTCAGTTGCTCCATTACACGAATTTGGCCGAAGGTCATCTATCCAGCACAGAGATGGTCCACTACAGCTTTGTTGTGCAGGCTTGAAAGTACAGTTTAGTGTCAGTACAAAGTTTCTTGATAATGCAGGGCGGCCAAAGATGAGCATAGTGGTTGAGATCCCTGAGAGTCTCAGTAAAGTTTTGGAATTCTGCGATGATCTTGCTAGGAAGTTATCTCAGGAATCTGGTAGCAGTTCTGAATGGAGACCCCTGATTAAGAAGTATGGATACGTTAATCGTCCGACTGTCCGCCTGAAGTGAGTTCTACTCTTTTCTTTGAATAATATTCTTTTCTTCCATTTTCTACCTTGGTGTGGTCATGATGTTTTCCTGAGCTCTAAGGATGGCCTTTCCGTGCAGCATCCCTACTATTGCAAACAGCGATGCTACGGCCTACTCAACTGATATATGCCAGAAAGAGCCTAGTGGCAGCATCCAGAAACTTGATTTCAGCAATGTAGCCACCACAGAATTGGACTCCCTGTTTGTTAAAGGGAGCAAGGTGGACGCATTCTTCTCACCGGAGCTATACGATTACCAGCAAAATGCTGGCATTCGGCTGGTTGCAAAGAGGCTGGTTGTACACTCGAATTAGCACCAGGCTCATTTATTATAATTATAATTATAATTTTAGTGCTAGAAAGTAACCCTTGCACTGATTTAGGGGCCTTTAGGCCACCTTATGTCTTTAACCAACTGTAGCTTGTAGATTATGCTGTGAATACGTGTAAGATCTGGCCACAACCACAAGCAGATATTGACGTTAAATCAAATGTTGCAAAAGGTTTTAACAATCTGTGCTATTCATTTGTGAATAGAATGCCCATTTGTTACTCTTTGTGCTTACTATATTCTTATTTGCGCATTCCCTATACTGTACATCATGTGCACTATTCTGCTGGATTTTCATAGCTTGGTTTCTACCGGGAACATTTTCGTATCTTTGTCATTGACACATCATCATCATAAAACAAAATCGGTAATACTTAAGTAATGGAGAGTAATTGGCGACATAGTAGCATTAGGGCACATCGCAAGCTTCCATGGACAAAATGTCCTTTAGATTATAATTTTAACAGGTAACTTCAGAGCAAACTCTGGAGCGCGAGATTTTCATCTGGCCTGACCAGTTGCACTTCAATCAATAAGATGCTGCACCATGCACctgtatatataaaataaaaatgaAGACAAATCTTACAGCTTACACATATATACATACACGTTTTGTGTTTATTATCAATGGTATACTTCAGTAATCATGCACGCGAATAATCAGTAATCATGCACGTGAATGATCGACGTAATGTTGACAGAAAAAGGGTTTTgcattacttgtatttggttgtctcttTCTCCCTCAAGCTTATTCTTAGGGTTTGGTCTCGATCTATAATTTGGTGGTGCTCCAAGGACAAGGAAGTGCCTCTACACCTTCATCTACCTCTTGGGAAGTGGGGTAATTAGCATATCTGAAATTGAAGTTCATTGTACTCTGATTTCGTAGCCTTCTATAGGTGTCAGAACTTCCAATAGTTTGTGTCGGAACTTCCAACAGACGTCAGATGTTTTGGTCCAAACTTTGGAACCTTCCGACAGTTACTAATCTCTTGATTTCAAGTTTGCGTTGAATTTGCTACACCGCATCTGCTGTGTTTGAATACATCAACAAGGCTCGGTTAGACCTGAGTAACAGCGCCACTGGTGGCCTTGATACCGGTCCCacttaaggccttgtttggatgcatgtgtatctacttcaatccacatgtgttggagtggaatggaatgtaatttagtttaattccactccaatccacttcaacccaTGTGGATTGAGATAAATACATATGCATCTAAACAAAGCCTAAGGGTACAATTTCCTAACTATTCTATAATGGTTTATTCTATTCATTCCGGTACTACTTCCCACTACATATGCTAGTTTATGAGAAATAGCATGCTTCATATCATGATTTATATTCGTAACATAATCTTTCAAATGCCTAATTTTCCAACCATAATTCATCCAATTTTACATATACAGCAACAAACAACAGAGCATGGATCTATATATATAGCCAGGATTCATAGTCCTATGATATATAAACCCATGTATTATTTCACATACATGAGAAATAGAAACGGAAACACTACTACATGGTCACCGACACATCATCATCATGATAAGAAAAAAACCCCGAATACTTCGATATTGGAGAGTCACGGGCGACACAGTAGCATTAGGGCACATCGCAAAGCTTCCATGGACAAAATGTCCTTTAAATTATAAATTTAGCAGGTTACTTTAGAGCAAACTCTCCAGCGGGAGATTTATTTTGATATGGCCTGACCAGTTGCACTTCAATAAACTGCTGCACACATGCACctgtatatataaaataaaaatgaAGGCAAATCATACAAATTGCATATATATACAGATACACGGTTTGTGTTTATTATCCATGGTCCTTTAGTAATCATGTATGGTCGATTTCAAATACTCTGGAATACTGGAACAGCTGTGTAGTACATGGCATTGTGAGATGACTAGTTTGCACCTAAATTAAGTTTGTAACCTACTACATGCAGAGCTAGAGCATCAAGGACCCGAGTGCACACTTCATAAGCATAATGATTATTTCAGAAGAGTGACGGTACATAAACAGTAGAATTGCAGAAATTCTTACCAAATGTTGGATCCGAGATATTAATAGTTAATTCAGATAAACACCCAAAATTTACATGGTCTGATGACAAAATACATATTAAGCCAAATCCTCGATGAGTCAATTACCTATGACAGAAGTACTAGTTAGATGACTAAATATGTCGAGAAAAGACGGGTTCAGAACTGAAAAACGATAAAATATGAAAGTAATGCATCACCTCTAGTATTTGCGATCTCTCATTTTCTTGAAACGATCCACTACAGCAGCATTGGTAACTTTAAACATTTTCTCTTTCTCCATATAACAAATGAGACTATTACTCATGTACTGATCACCTATACGGTTGTGCAAAGATGTTTTCACTATCTTCATGCCTGAAAAGACCCTCTCTCACTGTAGCTATGGCGACGGCAATACAAGTACTCGCTTCAATAGCCGATAAACCAAAGGATAGGTAAGATGTTTCTTTGTGTCCACCATTTATTTGGAAAGCTCAGCAATGGTTTTATGTTAAGAAATCTCTCATCCTTTCGCACAACACCAATATAATGGAAAGTTCATAATTCAGATCTCTCAATTGCACGGAATCAAAGTCACTTGGGTATAGCTTAGCTAGACTTATCATACTATCCACGTTTGAACTCATGAATGAATCTCTTGGGTTGAAAGCAGCTGAACATACTAGCAATTGAGAGGCAGTCTCATTGAAGCGACTATCAAGCTCGTGTAGCACCAATCAAAGACTTCATTAAAAACAATCAACTTGAAAATGATGCTTGCTGGTAATTCCAGATTTTTTTCTTGGCCTAGTTGGATCAATGTAAGGCTCATCCATTTCTAGCTTGGAAATATCATGTTCATCACAAAATACATACACTTCTCCAAGTGTTTGCTCCCATCCATCCCTTCTAACCTTATCTAAATGGCTTTTAGTAGACCTCACACAATTAACAACATTCACAATATCTTGATCTTTCTCCGTTGCAATGCATTTGACAAGACATTTGTGATAGTCAAAATGTTCAACATGAGATGCAAATAAAAGGACAAATTCAAAAGACTAGAAGTACACAAGAAACACCCCTTGCCTTTCCATCCTTGTCCTCATTTTCCATAAATTCCAACACTTTGATAATTGTTTGGAACAAGTTAACTAGACTTCTAAGAGATTTAGGCCCCATTCGGCTtgctaaaacttggctgaaactggctgaaaaacacagtttctggctgaattgttgtgagagaaaaatactgttccggctgaaaaacaagcgaacaagccggtttctggggtaagccgaacagggccttatAGTGAGAACTCCAACGAGTATCTCCAGGTCTTTAAAGACATTGTTATTGATTCAATCCTGTCCCAGTTTCAGTAAACCACAACCTAAGGCCTTACTAACTTCTTTGAGATTGATGTCTCTAATCATGTCCCTTCTCTTTGAAGATGCAACCCACCACATTCAACAAGGTAGAAATCTTGCTAAAAAATCTGCAATGCCTGTATGCTTTCTAGCAACAGCTACAACCACTAGTTAAAGTTGATGAGCAAAGCAATGGACATAATATGCACAACTATTTTCTCTCATGATCAATGATTTTAAGCCATTGAACTCACCTCGCATATTGCTAGCACCATCATATCCTTGGCCTCTCACTTGCTTTATGCTCAGCTTGAACCTAGCAAATAGAGAATCAATAGATGACTTGAGGTTTGCAGAAGTTGTATCCTTCACATGAACAAGCCCAACAAAGCTCTCCTTCAGAACTCCACACCTATCAACATATCTCAGCACCACAGCCATTTGCTCCTTGCAAGAGACATCTCTAGACTCATCAACTAGCAAGCAGAATACATCTTGCCCTATGTCTTCAAGGATGTATTGCAAAATCTCATCTGCAAAACATTTAATGATGTATTTTTGTATGTCGGAAGACACCAAAAGACTATTGTCTGCACGGAAAGGCCATCCTTTGAGTTGTTGAGTACACATTTTTGTTTTACAATTGACCTCTACCAGCAACCAGCTACTCCAATAGTACTAGAAAACTAGTACTATTCTAGTACTATTGGAGTAGCTGGTTGCTGGTAGAGGTCAATTGTAAAACAAAAATGTGTACTCAACAACTCAAATATTCTCTTATTTTTATTGTTCTTCTACTTAACTATATTGGTTAAACAAAAAGTTTAGAAGCGGTTTACAAGAtgtaaatgaaaaaaaataaggAATGTTTTTAGCAAAGGGTTAAGGACACTTATTAGAAGTGAAATATGGGTATAACACTGTGCTTTATTTAGCGAGTTGTACTTACCTATGTTGATATTTCTGGAGTGTAGAATATATGAATATTAAGCTCTTTTACGACATCAGTGATGCTGCTCTCGGTACTTTGGACATCATTGTACTTGATATTACCATGTGCATTAGTAAATGTTCCGGTGCCACCCATAATGGACCACTGACCACCCGAGGGCCTGGGAGGGAGAGTAATCCCTAACACTTCGAGTGTGGATCCTGCAAAACTATTTCATGCATACAAGTGCCATATAACAATTATATTAATAACTGTATGAACATAAAAACGAAGATGCGTACTAGGGATAGAAACAccccaagaaaaaaaagattccaATATTTCAGGTTTCTCGACATCCATTAGCACCCCTATTTACCATCCTCTAGCACATGTTGTACACACCGTTTTGTTGAAAAAAGGGCTTCAAATGGCTGGTCCATTCCTCATCGATTTATCAATTGGATGTTATTCCATCCATTCCAATATATAGGTTGTCTTGGCTTTTAAAATACATATGTATCAAGACATAACCTATATCTAGGTCCATAGGAAAGCTATATAATTAGAAAagctaaaatgacttataatttgggacggattGTTAGTAGTACGTGGTTAAACTAGTGTCTTTTGGAGAACCTATCATAAGCATTGCAAATCACAACATACTAGTTATAGCTACTCCCTCCGTTGAGGCATGATAATCATATTTGACCAAAGGAGAAGTTAAACATAGTGAGTTTTGACCGCTAATCTTATAACATAGAGCCAATTGCTAAAAAAATCAATATCATCTTAGAGACGCTTTGAACAAAAATCTATTGATGCAAGTTTTATGCTGTAACCTTGTAGATAACTTGACTAATTGTCGGTCAATATTTATAAAGTTTGACTTTTTCTCTGGTCAAATATGATTATCATTTCTGACGGAGGAAGCAGTATCATAAAGGCGTGCTTCGGAACAGGATATCCCTTAGGATTTAGTTCACCTTATAAGAACTATAGAGCAATCCTACATGTCTAAATTAAAATCCCCCCTCGTGGTACATGAACGACTGTCCTATATATCATGCATCAATCTCTCTATAACTGAACATTGTGGGCTAGCGGTAGACATCCGAATATATAAATGTCCTCCAAAAAAAAATTGCTGCAATTTGCAAACAATATATTACTGGTCTGAGCATTGCATGTAATTTAAAGAAAGCATACATCTTAATTACCTGCTGTCGTCCTGAAACACTATAATCTGAGAAGTGTACCAACTAGTGGCGGTTTGACCAGCCTGGAGATGGAAGCCTTGTACGCGTGCAACAATCGTTTCATTCGGATTGGGTCCTATGGTTAGAAACCAGTCGTGAACATACATGGTGCCAAACCCAATAGGTTGGGATGAAGCCTATCGCACCTACTTCGTTAGGGTTTGAGACGTTTGGCCAGTCAGGGAACTAGGTGTAGGTACATATGCAGGCGAATCTGGTTCTCTTGGGGACACACGCATGGATCTAGACCTGTTTTTTCAGCGGGGCTAGCAATTGCCAGGACTATTGCTGGGCAGAGGAACAGAAAAAGCAAGGTGAGAGGAGTAGCCATTGTAGTAATAAGGGATATGATTGGTGGCCAACTATGGCGAGGCGCTGGCCAGAGGGGTAGGGCTCGTGATCTTTCTTCTTTGTGTGCTGTGAGATGTGAGATTAGAGGGGGCaggaggtggtatttatagagtaCTCTTGGAGAGATGGAGTGCGTGGGAGAGGCAGCGAAATCATTTAGGCAAGAGCATATCTGATATTAGCTTGCCCCGTGACACACTCTATGCACCATGATTAAAGCACACACAGACAATACAATACTTTGTCTGCATAGTCTGATACACTTCAAGTGTTTAGCTTGTGGAATCAATCTATTCTATATGAGCTGATGTATTATAAATCCATTTTTCAATTTTAGTGAAATGACTTCATTTCCTATACTAATACGaattattaacttatgaggaATAATAAAGTGGTGATGAATCAAttccattccacaaaccaaacaaaaatttGAGAAATAAAATAATGAATTCTTTTTGTCTGCAGGATTCACACAGATAACCGATTCATAATTGTATTGTTTAATAACACTTGAACCTACCGATAGCACCTAACCCAATGCAACCCCAAATTTTTAGATATTTTATTCAGCCGTACATTTGGCACTATGTTAGAAGGGATGTGAGGAGTGCGAGACTAAATTTCCTTAAATAAAATGAGAAATATATAGGAGAATATTTAGACATGACAGCTCAttgtagtagtagtaataatagTACGTGTCCCTCGCCACACTTTGTATGATCATTTAAATTTTTTTGAAACTTGCTATTTTCATATTGCATCCATATATGTACTCGTATAAAAGTTAAGATGAAAACTCAAACTAgaaaaattcatatgaaaataaaaaatttcatatACATCTGCACTAGAAGACAAAACCTAGGAATTTTATTTTGTGTAGTGCACATGCACCTAAAATTATCATTTTCATATAAACTTTTCTAGTTTGAGTTTGTATCTACTTTTTGCATATGAGTACATATATGAATGTAATGTGGGTTATcaagtttttaaattttttaGTGACCTAAGTATTAGTTTTTAAAATGGCACCTAAGATATAGTTTGCACCATCCTGCTTGAAGCCCTCACAATCAAGTAAAAGGTACTACCATCACTACTacataattaattttttttagcaacGGAGCCCTTCTAGGACACATGTGGATGAATTTAGAGCCACCTTTACAGGGCACTCCATCGGGTCTCACAAACCTATCAACTTCTAGAAATACATTTTTAGAGGCAGCTGGGAATCCAAGCCACCATTTGCTACTACAGAAAGGATCACCACTGGGAGTTTTACCGCCAGTTCATAGGCTAAGGGGCCACACAAGGTGACATACTGGCTGTGATGAACGTTTTCACCACCGATTCATTGTGTAATCCGGCGGTGAACACAGTGCAGGGTCTTCACCACCGTATCATACGCCGAACCGGCAGTGAAAACATTTAGCACCGCTGGTTATGCAGCCAATGCGCGATGCCCATACAAACCGACGATGGTAAGAAGTTTCATCACCGGTTTAAAGATGGAAGGCCGTAGTGCTCGTTAGCGCTGGTGGTGAAAATCACTATCACCGCCGTTTTGTTTTATGATCCGGCGGTGGAAATCGCATTGGTTCCAACCAGCACATCGTCTGTTCGAGCCAACGGTGATAAGAATTTTACCTATGATTTGTTTTTGCGGTGATTTTGTGTGCAAATTCATTTATTTCTCTAGTGAGCACAGTATGTTACAGTGAGGTGACAGCTCTGATCACTATTCGACGATAGTTGATGCTCGTCGACTTGTCTCTATACATAATCATAAACTACGGTGATAGGCACGTCCGTGCATGGCGTATGGTATTATTTTTTAGGTGGGAATCTGTGCTGTCCACAATGTGGATCAAATTTGGGCCATTCGTCTGGATTGAACCCTAAGGCTGTCCATCCGAACGCCGCCGTTTGTCAAAAAAAACTCCATAGCCTCCCTCCCGACTAGCGCCATACAAAAATCCACGTAAAGCCCACCCGAGCGCCACCGGTGTCCTCTACGCCTCCCGCCAGGACACCTGGCACCACCTACCGTAGTCTGCATCTCTGGCCACCACCTTTCTCTAGCTACCAAAGCCATTTCCCTGCTTGTAGTCATTCATGCCAAAGGACAACAACAACGCGGATGTGGTATAGTGGGAGTGATGCTCACATGTGTATAAACATTATTTTTCCACTCAATATTGCTCACATTCTATTTGTTGCATGACACTGCTTGCAGGTTCGTTTTCATGATTTGACATACACTACATGTAGCCTCCAAGCAATTCTAACTCAAGTGGCGGAGAAACTTGGGTACCACTGATACTATATATGCAGCGGTAGAAGGATTGCAAGGTTACATGAATTTTGTTGTAGGTGATAGCCTATTTATAGTGACTCCAGCCTGTTTATTCTATGGTAGATCATGTTCTCATTCCTTTTAGGCAAGAGAGTGCACTAATTCATTCACTGATCTACATAAGTGATGTGCTCGACTACACAATAGGGGATGTTCGCTATATACACTACCTCATTTTTTGAGGTCAAAGAGATGGCTAAGGGTGAGGTGAAAGGGCCCGACTATGAGTAGTTGGGTGTGTTTAGTATTGATCAGATACTTTGGTTTGTTAATGAGCTAGTGATGTAAGAGACAAAGTAATGACTAGACCTTGGTCTGTAAGAACTTCATTATGTAGGTACCTATATATTAAGTTAATTTATATGTTGTATTGTACCATGTTAGAATTGTCTACAGTTTGTGAGAAATGAGAATTGTCGAGCGTGGAATTGGACCTAATGTGGCACTCAACAATTCAATGTTAGGTGTGCATTGATATGGCAGTGGTGTCATGAGTATCACTATTGGGTCACGGCTTAAACTGGCAGTGGAACTCACcatatcactgccagtttaagACCATGTCCAACAATGATAGACATAAATATCACTGCCAATTTCTGCTATGAATCAACAGTGATACACAACCAGAATCTAAAACTTCTCCTAATGACGTAgagttctcctagtgttttagcaTTCAACATTTACTATAAACTTTTCCTACCAAATGCCTCTTAGTGAGGATTTCTATGTGCTGTGATTAGCTGTAGTGTTTTATTATTGCTTAAAAACATTAGGAGAACACCATTTTGGTAGTGATGGGTACATATATCACTGGCGGGTCGGACACCTGGTAACACGGTTTGTGCTTATTATCCATGGTCCTTTAGTAATATATAATCATGCATGATGCGAATAATCGCGGTAGCAGCTAGTAGCTAATGGTCGTGTTCGATTATTTCAAATACTCTGGTACAGCTGTAGTACATGGATTGTGAAATGACTAGGTTGCACCTAAATTAAGTTTGTAACCTGCTACTTGCACATATATATAGGCTGCTACTTTAGTACAGTACAGTTGGAGTTGCTCCTTGCTGgtggcacaattttttttgtgAGAATTCAGGTGGGGTGAAAAGTTTAGAAATGGGCAAGAGGTAACTAAAAAGAAGCAAAATAAGGAAATACTTGTATTTTTCATTATTTTTAGCAAAGGTTTAAGGACACTTATTAGAAGTAAAGTAGTATAGGTATAACACTGCTTTATTTAGCTGTACATACCGCTGTTGATGTTTCTGGAGTGTACAATATATGAACATATCAAGCTTTCTTACGTTATCAGCGATGCTGGTCACGATACTTtgtactacaggaatcaatttgcgcagcgtggccaaaatagACTTCGTGGCatgcacctcttttgcccgccacggttaaccggtggccggccaccgaggccggccaccgaggcgctCGCTGCGGGAAAaaggtttaccgcggcgggccaccttacttgcccgccgcaggaaatcgttatttaccgcgaCGGGCGGTATGAATGGCCCAccgcggttaatacgatttaccgtggcggccCTTTTAAACTGCCCAccgcggtaaagagttgatttaccgcggcgggcgttttatcttgcccgccgcggtaaagcctgcacaaatacacagcaccaccccttcatcttctccacgggtcttcctctctcaaactcatgggggaggttttgccctaaaatttgaggaaacttttgatttgagttgaagggcttggatttgagggaggaggacatcataagaggtccataaaggctctccctctctccttccatcctctctctctatttccatcacctagagttctctctagatctagatctagatcaattttaatggaaaaaatgatgtcatatatttctttaactttagattcatcatagatgcatgcttcatctttcacatcgtcatttcctctctttttcatgattttggacgtaaaaatcatcaatttctcctaattcttctttatttaatgctgattgtgacggataatgttcgcaggtatgatggataggtcggaatggatgtaccggatcgatagagtgaatgatccgcggtacctctttgaattaaggaagtttattgttgctggtaaagctcaccgtgagagactgaagcggatgacaaccatatgtccatgttctcgttgcaagaacctgaaagcccattGAGACAGCGatgtgcaaactcatttgatcatgtatggtttcgtcgagggctacacagtctggacatttcacggtgaaagagttggtgcgagtggcggtgcatctggagtgagctcttcgacgccgacgacgacagcaccaccggtgaataaagatcctttaggagcacccgtctcctcatcatcttcagcagcagctgTGCCAGCTGACAGTggcaacagttgtcgtgattacatcacggtggatgatctaatgcaagacatggtcgacaaagccggcgacggtggggatggtcaggatactgtgagccaacccgaggatgtgcaacttgttgaagatctagtcaaacacttcgatgaagacgatgttgtgttgggttgcccaaagtggttgaagaatttcagagagttgaagcaggcggcagttgatcctctctataaggacggcggcgattgtccgaaggagtgcatggcgctccgttttaacctccatatgttgatgttgaaggctcgtcatggttggtctgacactagcttcaatgagttgttaagctaccttgccaccatgtacccaacggctaacaaggtgcccgccaatacttatcgggccaagaagctgatccggccagtggcgatgaagcttagaaagtttgatgcatgccctaaccactgcatcctgtatcggggcaatgagtatgagaatttgacgagttgtccgcactgcggctttagtcggtacaagaaaaatactggttgtcgcgtggatgcagaagacgagggaggcttgtggGGTGgtcagaagaagaacaagaaggggcaaagaagagcagtgcggccaaacagatctcggctcagtaggacgatgaagaagagggttacacggacagaaaaagtccagcactgtcggtgtggtacctgcccatgaccgatagcctgcgtgcaatattcggaCTAGCCATAAGCATTAGTAAATGCTCCAGTGCCACCTATAATAATGGACCACTGGCCAATGATAAGCCTGAACATCTTTTGTACTTGATATTACCATGTGCATTAAGCGGTGTTTAAATCTGGGGAGTAAAGTTtagggatgtcacatcggatgtcacATAGGAGTGTtcagatagtaataataaaataaattataaaagtcaTCAGTAATCTGCGAgtagcctaattaatccgtcattaccacatgtttactgtagcccccacattgtca harbors:
- the LOC136526023 gene encoding protein NEN1-like, with the protein product MASPSASATEPAAATAPAPASAPEGDTPATVLPAGEGGPEIAFFDVETSVPRRAGQGYALLEFGAILVCPRRLVEVASYATLVRPADPVSAVSAASVRCNGITRDAVSGAPPFRDVADAVYNLLNGRVWAGHNIVRFDSARIREAFTEIGRSPPQPKGMIDTLPLLTQRFGRRAGDMKMASLANYFGLGKQRHRSLDDVRMNLEVLKYCATVLFLEASLPEVLTVENLVERATTRSRANGTASPDLPKPEANSPPDSSKRQRIVSPVDCVMPEEGNQRTSDPSTNRESVELVSHIEEMKLDTTTHMDASSSGYSGFLEPDDVSIECIEISVAPLHEFGRRSSIQHRDGPLQLCCAGLKVQFSVSTKFLDNAGRPKMSIVVEIPESLSKVLEFCDDLARKLSQESGSSSEWRPLIKKYGYVNRPTVRLNIPTIANSDATAYSTDICQKEPSGSIQKLDFSNVATTELDSLFVKGSKVDAFFSPELYDYQQNAGIRLVAKRLVVHSN